A window of Mercenaria mercenaria strain notata chromosome 16, MADL_Memer_1, whole genome shotgun sequence contains these coding sequences:
- the LOC123541520 gene encoding uncharacterized protein LOC123541520, with translation MEVTHFTVPAVAYPRYKYTREHVTPLLKRFKKLSQKCNVTDPFPIPVFGDVNIYTISDDNSSILSIDEVAPKSSVNIQRISIKCKDVDDFRRQCPNILPSVCVASYKRACQNGDIFGYFGRYNVLIAEDDEQIETKTPEYKTADENITCVKSKSKFAPEMGLLLERILFRELYKRVEVLTGFSQLDPTEAVFSTLDQDIEMILKKRFDKSRSVTKPRPVSARERDVIHLHYEWCIARLAAIRNKISSEYGKCAPEVRKQLLDLDVSNSGGGRNVRPLKICEHIIPYLHDDTMPSGSKQIPESLSAQIKVIQNSQEITRNAVDLETRFKSHLELVHKHRGEISQLYGESMGMYHRSRVPEYERPQRMKKKPPSLSENVANRFLSTKGVTGCGYRFQTLDVYIKDTLTEEERQLTAAKVTEIAEKSGILEYQIRTEQENVTKFADYGVGLTISSQQERRASLGGFALKGESRDLSLLVARHLADDGKPLYVCDTEGRKSVIAYVLQPSKESDRCGSLDIAAASVLKKIRPNCDTMFKDRCGTPLASQLTQFEELDVEWLKGLPVHIWGAASSPGLGTIIIPDFYVEGMKRLVKIEDSHPEDTDIIVPFCKSGDSGAIVCADDPDGDIVHVISMVIGSSNFEAKENNPKIKGEYLSIRLKDGLLQLEEELKDTFRLC, from the exons ATGGAAGTTACACACTTCACCGTACCGGCTGTGGCTTATCCACGGTATAAGTATACACGAGAGCACGTTACACCCCTTCTTAAACGTTTCAAAAAGTTGTCACAAAAATGTAACGTTACCGACCCCTTTCCAATCCCTGTATTTGGAGATGTCAATATATACACAATATCGGACGACAATTCGAGCATTCTTAGTATTGATGAAGTAGCACCAAAAAGCAGTGTTAACATTCAAAGAATTAGCATCAAATGTAAGGATGTAGATGACTTCCGGCGTCAATGCCCCAACATCCTTCCATCAGTCTGTGTAGCATCTTATAAGAGAGCTTGTCAGAATGGAGATATTTTTGGGTACTTCGGAAGATACAATGTTCTTATAGCAGAAGATGATGAACAAATTGAGACAAAGACTCCTGAGTATAAAACTGCAGACGAAAATATCACTTGTGTGAAATCAAAGAGTAAGTTTGCTCCAGAAATGGGTCTTCTTTTGGAAAGGATTTTATTTCGGGAACTATATAAGAGAGTTGAAGTTCTAACAGGGTTTTCACAATTAGACCCTACAGAAGCAGTGTTTTCAACACTTGATCAGGATATTGAAATGATATTGAAAAAGAGGTTTGACAAATCAAGATCGGTTACCAAACCAAGACCAGTTTCAGCTAGAGAAAGAGATGTTATACACTTACATTACGAATGGTGCATTGCAAGACTGGCTGCAataagaaacaaaatttcatcaGAATATGGGAAATGTGCACCGGAAGTAAGGAAACAGCTCCTGGATCTTGACGTCAGCAATAGCGGAGGAGGCAGAAATGTACGACCATTAAAGATTTGCGAGCATATTATTCCTTACCTACATGACG ATACGATGCCGTCAGGGTCCAAACAGATACCAGAATCCCTATCGGCACAgataaaagtaatacaaaatTCGCAGGAGATCACACGTAACGCAGTCGATCTGGAGACCCGTTTTAAAAGTCATTTGGAGTTGGTACATAAACACAGAGGTGAAATCAGCCAGTTGTATGGTGAAAGCATGGGCATGTATCACAGGAGTAGAGTACCAGAGTATGAAAGGCCACAACGCATGAAGAAGAAACCGCCATCCTTAAGTGAAAAT GTTGCAAACAGATTTCTGAGTACAAAAGGGGTGACAGGATGCGGGTATCGATTTCAGACTTTAGACGTTTACATCAAAGATACACTTACTGAGGAAGAACGGCAACTTACAGCAGCAAAAGTAACTGAAATCGCCGAGAAAAGCGGAATTTTAGAATATCAAATTCGTACAGAGCAAGAAAATGTGACCAAATTTGCAGATTATGGTGTCGGCTTAACTATTTCAAGTCAGCAAGAACGTAGGGCTAGTCTAGGAGGATTTGCTCTCAAAGGTGAATCACGAGATCTGAGCTTGCTGGTAGCTAGACACCTTGCAGATGATGGCAAGCCTCTATATGTTTGCGACACTGAAGGAAGAAAGTCTGTCATTGCTTATGTTCTTCAACCATCCAAGGAATCGGACAGATGCGGTTCGCTAGACATAGCTGCTGCAAGTGTGCTTAAGAAGATCAGACCAAATTGTGACACGATGTTTAAAGATCGTTGCGGTACACCACTAGCAAGCCAACTCACACAATTTGAAGAATTAGATGTAGAGTGGCTAAAGGGGTTACCCGTGCATATATGGGGCGCGGCTAGTTCTCCTGGCCTAGGTACGATTATTATTCCAGACTTTTATGTTGAAGGAATGAAAAGGTTAGTTAAAATTGAAGACAGCCATCCGGAAGACACTGACATAATTGTGCCTTTCTGCAAATCTGGCGACAGTGGTGCCATAGTATGCGCAGATGATCCTGATGGCGATATAGTTCATGTCA